The Zalophus californianus isolate mZalCal1 chromosome 8, mZalCal1.pri.v2, whole genome shotgun sequence genome has a segment encoding these proteins:
- the LOC113937894 gene encoding 60S ribosomal protein L32-like isoform X1, which translates to MSEGKEKRQSSHAPHEAACGGGSHLLLGIMAALRPLVKPKIVKKRTKKFIRHQSDRYVKIKRNWRKPRGTDNRVCRRFKGQILMPNIGYGSNKKTKHMLPSGFRKFLVHNVKELEVLLMCNKSYCAEIAHTVSSKNRKAIVERAAQLAIRVTNPNARLHSEENE; encoded by the coding sequence CCTGTGGAGGTGGCAGCCATCTGTTACTGGGCATCATGGCTGCCCTCAGACCTCTGGTGAAGCCCAAGATCgttaaaaagaggaccaagaagttCATCCGGCACCAGTCAGACCGCTATGTCAAAATTAAGCGCAACTGGCGGAAACCCAGAGGCACTGACAATAGGGTGTGCAGAAGATTCAAGGGCCAGATCTTGATGCCCAACATCGGTTACgggagcaacaagaaaacaaagcacatgttgCCCAGTGGCTTCCGGAAGTTCCTAGTCCACAACGTTAAGGAGCTTGAAGTGCTGCTGATGTGCAACAAATCTTACTGTGCAGAGATTGCTCACACTGTCTCCTCCAAGAACCGCAAAGCTATTGTGGAAAGAGCAGCCCAGCTGGCAATCAGAGTCACCAATCCCAACGCCAGGCTGCACAgcgaagaaaatgaatag